A region of Halalkaliarchaeum desulfuricum DNA encodes the following proteins:
- a CDS encoding transcriptional regulator FilR1 domain-containing protein yields MVPTAPFDYGIEQLQKSSRFRCVARTAPPRYVEAIHNGVVTRRFTADCVLGGTYLDNIGDDHELKERWREIADSSSTVRRYEEPISFVLLVLDETVHLWLCDGGGESQGIVESANPAMLTWANKAVDRYLEQAQRI; encoded by the coding sequence AGAAGAGCTCCCGATTCCGGTGTGTCGCACGGACTGCCCCGCCACGGTATGTCGAAGCCATTCATAATGGTGTTGTAACACGTCGTTTCACTGCGGACTGTGTTCTGGGTGGCACGTATCTCGACAATATCGGGGACGACCACGAATTGAAAGAGCGGTGGCGCGAAATTGCCGATAGTTCGTCTACGGTCCGACGCTACGAGGAACCAATTTCGTTCGTCCTCCTCGTTCTCGACGAGACAGTCCACCTCTGGCTGTGTGACGGGGGAGGCGAGTCACAGGGTATAGTAGAAAGTGCAAATCCCGCGATGTTGACGTGGGCAAACAAGGCGGTAGATCGATATCTCGAACAGGCACAACGCATATAA